One region of Bacillus zhangzhouensis genomic DNA includes:
- a CDS encoding polysaccharide pyruvyl transferase family protein, which produces MGLTLQQLKANAAEWLLLKIKYPLEYRLSRQSLPELSHQKKIILTLLPGHDNLGDHAIAYASYCFLKKHFPAYDIMEVDMKEIYRLARPLKRIRHPEDIVCIIGGGNMGDLYRYEEWTRQFIINTFKSYPIIQLPATVHFTETKRGKREERRAIQTYKEHPRLLLMARDQTTYEWMKQHFPEQDVWKQPDMVLSLEESSKDETREGVLLCLREDQEAYLTKEERQQLQQNIQETYDQVGLITTTIGKRVDRTTRLEALTALWTELKQAQVVVTDRLHGMIFCAITHTPCVVLRSFDHKVMEGYEWVAHLPFMTLLKEPNEAAVKEAVHQLMKTSSQKGEEAG; this is translated from the coding sequence ATGGGATTGACATTACAGCAATTGAAGGCGAACGCCGCAGAGTGGCTGCTCTTAAAGATCAAATATCCGCTTGAGTATAGACTGAGCCGCCAGAGTCTGCCAGAGCTGAGTCATCAGAAGAAAATCATTCTCACGCTGCTGCCGGGCCATGATAATTTAGGGGATCATGCAATTGCCTATGCGAGTTATTGTTTTTTAAAGAAACACTTTCCAGCCTATGACATTATGGAAGTGGACATGAAAGAGATTTATCGCCTCGCTCGTCCGCTAAAGCGCATCCGGCACCCAGAAGACATCGTCTGTATCATCGGTGGGGGCAATATGGGAGATTTATACCGGTACGAAGAATGGACAAGACAATTTATCATCAACACCTTCAAGTCCTATCCCATAATCCAGCTGCCTGCCACTGTTCATTTTACAGAAACAAAGAGAGGAAAAAGGGAGGAACGACGCGCCATTCAAACGTATAAAGAGCACCCAAGACTGCTCCTCATGGCAAGAGATCAAACAACCTATGAATGGATGAAGCAGCATTTTCCTGAACAAGATGTGTGGAAACAGCCTGATATGGTGTTGTCATTAGAGGAATCATCAAAGGATGAAACACGTGAAGGGGTTTTGCTTTGTCTGCGTGAGGATCAAGAAGCATATCTCACAAAGGAGGAGCGCCAGCAGCTGCAGCAGAATATCCAAGAGACATATGATCAAGTCGGTTTGATCACAACGACAATTGGCAAACGAGTTGATCGAACAACTCGTTTAGAGGCTTTAACGGCCTTGTGGACGGAGTTAAAACAAGCGCAGGTCGTCGTGACAGATCGTCTGCATGGCATGATCTTTTGTGCGATCACTCATACACCGTGTGTTGTCCTGAGATCGTTTGATCATAAGGTGATGGAGGGATATGAGTGGGTGGCTCACCTTCCGTTTATGACCCTTTTAAAAGAACCAAATGAGGCCGCTGTGAAAGAGGCTGTTCATCAACTGATGAAAACAAGCAGTCAAAAGGGAGAGGAAGCTGGATGA
- a CDS encoding glycosyltransferase, with amino-acid sequence MPAISLLVAVYNTSQYVEQCLQSIADQSFSDIEVILINDGSTDHSGEWLETFAERDERFRVIHQSNQGLGAVRNRGIEEAKGTYLAFVDSDDTLAPHYCEAMYEKAEMTGADLVVSEYWIQFEQSKRTISTTLLDKRSAEKTNLIKALLHGDLTGFSWNKLYRRAFMEEHHIRFPLRGELENIEDQYVTMRCFSLSRSIAFVHEPLYYYRVHLSSIVQRYQKHYFHHGLTFYHAQRSFLKEHDDISLYEKAFDFFIVNHTLHCMLNEWKSQNALSIQKKIDHMREMVTHDAFQHAVKQVEPSKLTVRKRMMLFLAKCRLIYLLSAAASTYQKWIEYQTRK; translated from the coding sequence ATGCCAGCTATCAGTCTATTGGTCGCAGTTTACAATACGAGTCAATATGTGGAGCAATGTCTTCAATCAATCGCAGACCAAAGCTTTTCCGATATAGAAGTCATTCTGATCAATGATGGATCGACTGATCACAGCGGAGAATGGCTTGAAACGTTTGCTGAGCGTGATGAGCGTTTCCGGGTGATTCATCAATCCAATCAAGGGTTAGGCGCTGTAAGAAACAGGGGGATCGAGGAAGCGAAAGGGACGTACCTCGCCTTTGTGGATTCAGATGATACTCTCGCTCCTCATTACTGTGAAGCCATGTACGAAAAAGCCGAAATGACCGGGGCAGATCTTGTTGTCAGTGAGTATTGGATTCAATTTGAACAGTCCAAGCGAACGATATCAACAACGCTGTTAGACAAGCGGTCAGCCGAAAAAACGAATTTAATCAAAGCATTATTACACGGAGACTTGACTGGATTCTCATGGAATAAGCTGTATCGGCGTGCCTTTATGGAAGAACATCACATTCGATTTCCGCTGCGGGGAGAGCTTGAGAATATTGAAGATCAATATGTGACGATGCGCTGTTTTTCTTTATCACGCAGCATTGCTTTTGTTCATGAGCCCCTTTATTACTACAGGGTTCATCTGTCATCTATTGTACAGCGGTATCAGAAGCATTATTTCCATCATGGACTGACCTTTTATCATGCGCAGCGCTCATTTTTAAAAGAGCATGATGACATCTCTCTGTATGAGAAAGCATTCGATTTTTTTATCGTCAATCATACGCTTCATTGTATGCTCAACGAATGGAAGAGTCAAAATGCTCTTTCTATTCAGAAAAAGATTGATCACATGCGGGAAATGGTGACACACGATGCTTTCCAGCATGCCGTCAAACAAGTGGAACCATCGAAGCTCACAGTTCGAAAGCGAATGATGTTATTTCTTGCGAAGTGCCGATTGATTTATCTGCTTTCTGCCGCGGCTTCAACCTATCAAAAATGGATCGAATATCAGACAAGGAAATAG
- a CDS encoding EpsG family protein has product MAVYLVNMIMVYLWSSFAAFYGRRDDTIQSGWRPNKLLVFFPFLFLCVVAGIRYKVGTDFVTYGQMYEFSINYERPWHIFGFGVDKAATDPGFTFILWMLNQLSHNPQIMYISVGAITYFFIMKTLIQYGRPFELSMLLFLGTFHYYASFNGMRQYMVAAILFCAIRLVINGQWKLYFPLVLVCSLFHSSALIMIPVYFIVRTRAWSWMMLVLCLVFLGLTALYDRFVSVFVVMLQGSSYGHYEEWLTTNTNGMNVTKIGVLILPLLLAFFYRKRLRELTPESDYIVNFCLLGLLFGILATKDVIYARFHIYFGLYQLILLPYFTRIFDQRSNVFMYVGMAVCYILYSIMLMPFDSSVLPYRTIFTK; this is encoded by the coding sequence ATGGCGGTTTATTTGGTAAACATGATCATGGTCTATTTATGGTCGAGCTTTGCCGCCTTTTACGGCAGGCGTGATGATACCATTCAAAGCGGATGGCGGCCTAACAAGCTTCTAGTGTTTTTTCCGTTTTTGTTTCTTTGTGTCGTAGCTGGTATTCGATATAAAGTAGGAACTGATTTTGTCACATATGGACAGATGTATGAGTTCTCCATCAACTATGAAAGGCCTTGGCATATATTCGGATTCGGTGTGGATAAGGCCGCAACCGATCCAGGGTTTACGTTTATTTTATGGATGCTTAATCAACTGTCTCATAATCCGCAAATCATGTATATCTCAGTCGGGGCCATTACTTATTTTTTTATCATGAAAACGCTTATTCAATATGGCCGTCCATTTGAGCTGAGTATGCTGCTTTTTCTTGGTACCTTTCATTATTATGCGTCGTTTAATGGCATGCGCCAGTATATGGTGGCAGCGATTCTTTTTTGTGCCATCCGGTTGGTGATCAATGGCCAGTGGAAATTGTATTTTCCGCTCGTCCTTGTATGTTCATTATTTCATTCATCGGCTCTCATCATGATTCCTGTGTATTTTATTGTGAGAACAAGGGCTTGGTCTTGGATGATGCTGGTCTTATGCCTGGTGTTTTTAGGCTTAACCGCTCTTTATGACCGTTTTGTCTCGGTGTTTGTCGTGATGCTGCAAGGCAGTTCATATGGTCATTACGAGGAATGGCTCACAACGAATACGAATGGGATGAATGTGACAAAAATCGGTGTCTTGATTTTGCCGCTCCTGCTTGCTTTCTTTTATCGAAAACGACTTCGTGAGCTGACGCCTGAGAGTGATTACATTGTAAATTTTTGTTTGCTGGGTCTCTTGTTTGGCATCCTTGCGACTAAGGATGTCATTTATGCAAGATTTCATATTTATTTTGGCTTATATCAGCTCATTTTACTGCCATATTTCACACGCATTTTTGATCAGCGGTCTAATGTGTTTATGTATGTAGGGATGGCTGTTTGCTATATTCTGTACAGCATCATGCTGATGCCGTTCGATTCTTCAGTGTTGCCGTATAGAACGATATTTACAAAGTAG